One Scylla paramamosain isolate STU-SP2022 chromosome 6, ASM3559412v1, whole genome shotgun sequence DNA segment encodes these proteins:
- the LOC135101039 gene encoding uncharacterized protein LOC135101039, translated as MCICHAVPLVSVGSRYTHFSSHTSANLTKPSRINPVNTPPATTTLNPHSTSPSRAPSSPAIAHRTLSPVSSLTTPDHAPPSLPSYSFPPSTLPYHMPPDPVSTSCISSVSTLRPNTSGSASRAYLSPCLSPSLPAPIPACLSLCRTLNTYKLTTSPRQSCRPGLLKGINIGPGLQGGRWSKAE; from the exons ATGTGTATTTGTCATGCTGTCCCTCTTGTCTCTGTTGGATCACGat acacacattTCTCTTCCCACACCTCTGCCAATCTGACCAAGCCTTCCCGCATCAACCCAGTCAACACTCCGCCAGCCACAACTACCCTCAACCCACACTCAACCAGTCCCAGCCGCGCCCCATCAAGCCCAGCCATTGCTCACCGCACCCTTAGCCCTGTCTCATCCCTCACGACCCCCGACCA cgcacctccctctcttccctcctactccttccctccgtccacCCTTCCCTACCACATGCCCCCAGATCCAGTCTCCACTTCCTGTATCTCCTCCGTCAGCACTCTTCGCCCTAACACATCAGGCAGCGCGAG TCGTGCCTACCTCTCTCCCTGTTTGTCTCCATCCCTGCCTGCCCCTATCCCTGcttgcctctccctctgccGCACGCTGAACACATATAAGCTA ACAACCTCACCCCGTCAAAGCTGCCGACCAGGACTCCTTAAAGGCATCAACATTGGCCCAGGGCTTCAAGGCGGGCGATGGTCCAAGGCCGAATAG